One window of Gloeothece citriformis PCC 7424 genomic DNA carries:
- a CDS encoding DUF2283 domain-containing protein has protein sequence MKFSYYPETDSLYISLSDKTSTDSQEIVSDIVLDFDREGKLVRIDIDRASKIVDLTCLETESLPLKFC, from the coding sequence ATGAAATTTAGTTATTATCCTGAAACCGATTCCCTTTACATTAGCTTATCAGACAAAACCAGTACCGATTCTCAAGAAATAGTCTCTGATATTGTCTTAGATTTTGATAGGGAAGGAAAATTGGTCAGAATTGATATTGATCGCGCAAGTAAAATTGTTGATTTAACTTGTTTAGAAACTGAATCTTTACCTCTTAAATTTTGCTAA
- a CDS encoding PIN domain-containing protein, whose product MMAKSYLIYLDVCCLNRPFDDWTQERIRLEGQTILDIFKRFYLNQWKLISSEVIEAELKRMTNLYKLNQIRELLKIAESKIILNDEIDQRSQEIENLGLTLFDSFHIACAEYARVDILLTTDDRLLRKAIKYSNLGSPVPVVISTAYLNKQANNFSLMNLKLLNP is encoded by the coding sequence ATGATGGCTAAATCTTATTTAATTTATTTGGATGTTTGTTGTTTAAATCGTCCTTTTGATGATTGGACACAAGAAAGAATCCGTTTGGAAGGACAAACTATTTTAGATATTTTCAAGCGGTTTTATCTTAATCAATGGAAATTGATCAGTAGTGAAGTCATAGAGGCAGAATTAAAAAGGATGACTAATCTGTACAAATTAAACCAGATTAGAGAATTGTTAAAGATTGCTGAAAGCAAAATTATTTTAAATGATGAAATAGATCAACGATCTCAAGAAATTGAAAATTTAGGCTTGACTCTTTTTGATTCTTTTCATATCGCTTGTGCAGAATACGCTAGAGTAGATATATTACTAACTACTGATGACAGATTGCTCAGAAAAGCTATAAAATATAGTAATTTGGGCTCTCCCGTACCTGTGGTGATAAGTACGGCTTATTTAAATAAACAAGCTAATAATTTTTCTCTCATGAATTTAAAATTGCTAAATCCATAA
- a CDS encoding Crp/Fnr family transcriptional regulator, which translates to MHASIPSSNPSPFNLTEKSVFDWAKCHYRDHTFNKDEIIPTRPGLLYFVEQGAIRIVGKAQTNETLQKQDHNGNHSLSEEVFLGFVGTGQPFEIVSQFPISLKAFAHLESTCVIWLYWQDLDHWPLLKQEVFDTFRYQHQRKLLWLSMLGQKRTIDRLLGFLTLLVEEYGQPCDKGYYLPYPLTHAQIASAIGTTRVTVTRLMGRLRQEGLVALDEEHLIYLPNS; encoded by the coding sequence ATGCACGCTTCTATCCCATCGTCTAATCCCTCCCCTTTTAATTTAACTGAGAAGAGTGTTTTTGATTGGGCTAAGTGCCATTATCGAGATCACACTTTCAACAAAGATGAGATAATTCCCACTCGTCCAGGTTTATTATATTTTGTAGAACAAGGTGCTATCCGCATTGTTGGCAAAGCACAAACGAATGAAACTCTACAAAAACAAGACCACAATGGGAATCATTCTTTAAGTGAAGAAGTTTTTTTAGGATTTGTTGGTACAGGGCAACCTTTTGAAATTGTGTCTCAATTTCCCATTAGTCTCAAAGCGTTTGCTCACCTTGAATCAACTTGTGTTATTTGGTTATATTGGCAAGATTTAGACCATTGGCCGTTGTTAAAACAAGAAGTATTTGACACTTTTCGCTATCAGCATCAACGTAAGTTGTTATGGTTAAGTATGCTAGGACAAAAACGCACTATTGACCGTTTATTAGGATTTCTCACTCTTTTAGTTGAAGAATATGGTCAACCTTGTGATAAGGGCTACTATTTACCTTATCCTTTAACTCATGCTCAGATTGCTAGCGCGATCGGCACAACTAGGGTGACAGTTACCCGTCTGATGGGACGATTACGTCAAGAAGGTTTAGTTGCTCTCGATGAGGAGCATTTAATCTATTTACCTAATAGTTAG
- a CDS encoding DALR anticodon-binding domain-containing protein, whose amino-acid sequence MELTIVLKHPSMERILREEFFNPGINAFSLTDKTLLTPKKIPIYRLKHPTQIIYRCSLPLRLSSQLQLSSGAIAQQLVTHLTRDDSSSPDPTLKFTLEIGEEGVIDCYLGDRSLVVWLEELPQLFLSCFTSHPEISQNLSINVLPFQYTHARCCSLLRLGELEGIIEFECEFLAQQRWLWKAPNPIPWKVLNENREYRLISQILHLVDDIEEITPKNFTIVAHQLCEAFWDFERYCRIWGEIKEKTPQLAQARLGLVAVTQMLLQSLLQERFKVTAYIEM is encoded by the coding sequence ATGGAATTAACTATTGTCTTGAAACATCCATCAATGGAGAGGATACTTCGAGAGGAATTTTTTAACCCTGGGATCAACGCTTTTTCCCTAACTGATAAGACGCTATTAACCCCTAAAAAGATTCCTATCTATCGTCTCAAGCACCCGACTCAAATAATTTATCGGTGTTCCTTGCCTTTACGGTTAAGCTCCCAACTACAACTCTCTTCAGGGGCGATCGCTCAACAGTTAGTGACTCATTTAACCCGTGATGATTCATCCTCACCAGATCCTACCCTCAAGTTTACCCTGGAGATAGGGGAAGAAGGGGTAATAGATTGTTATTTAGGCGATCGTTCCCTTGTTGTCTGGTTAGAAGAATTGCCTCAGTTATTTTTGTCCTGTTTTACTTCCCATCCAGAAATTAGCCAAAATCTATCTATCAATGTATTGCCTTTTCAGTATACTCATGCAAGATGTTGTAGTTTACTGCGTTTAGGAGAGCTTGAGGGGATAATTGAGTTTGAGTGTGAATTTTTAGCGCAACAGAGATGGTTATGGAAAGCACCGAACCCTATTCCCTGGAAAGTCTTAAATGAAAATAGGGAGTATAGACTGATCAGTCAGATTTTACACTTAGTCGATGATATTGAAGAGATTACCCCAAAAAATTTTACCATTGTAGCTCATCAACTCTGTGAGGCTTTTTGGGACTTTGAACGTTATTGTCGGATTTGGGGGGAAATTAAAGAAAAAACGCCCCAATTAGCCCAAGCTAGACTAGGATTAGTCGCGGTGACTCAAATGCTGTTGCAATCGTTGCTACAAGAGAGATTTAAGGTAACAGCTTATATAGAAATGTAA
- a CDS encoding heavy-metal-associated domain-containing protein — translation MALKLNVPSIVCSGCADTITKAIKTVEDDATVDVNIEAKTVTVDAKASDESIKQAITATGHTIG, via the coding sequence ATGGCACTCAAACTAAACGTACCCAGTATCGTCTGTTCTGGTTGTGCAGATACCATCACCAAAGCCATCAAAACTGTCGAAGATGATGCCACAGTAGATGTCAATATTGAAGCTAAAACCGTTACCGTTGACGCTAAAGCCTCAGATGAATCTATTAAACAAGCAATTACAGCCACAGGCCACACCATAGGCTAA